The proteins below are encoded in one region of Desulfocurvus vexinensis DSM 17965:
- the rplJ gene encoding 50S ribosomal protein L10, which yields MNRAQKAEIISDLRAKANGASIAIVTDFQGLKVEELTELRVELRKAGVKYQVVKNTLARIAVEGGPHEVLKDHLKANCAVAFGYEDPVAAAKTISDFAKKSKKFDFRFASLEGKFLDAEGVKELAKLPSKPELLARLLGTMNAVPTNFVCLFANLQRKFLYALAAIKEQKEAA from the coding sequence GTGAACAGGGCACAGAAAGCTGAGATCATCAGCGATCTGCGAGCCAAGGCGAACGGCGCCAGCATCGCCATCGTGACGGACTTCCAGGGCCTCAAAGTCGAAGAGCTGACTGAACTGCGCGTCGAGCTGCGCAAGGCGGGGGTCAAGTACCAGGTTGTGAAGAACACCCTGGCCCGCATTGCCGTGGAAGGCGGACCGCATGAGGTTCTGAAGGACCATCTCAAGGCGAACTGCGCTGTCGCATTTGGCTACGAAGACCCGGTGGCCGCGGCGAAAACCATCTCCGACTTCGCGAAGAAGAGCAAGAAGTTCGACTTCCGCTTCGCGAGCCTGGAGGGCAAGTTCCTCGACGCCGAGGGCGTGAAGGAACTGGCCAAGCTGCCCAGCAAGCCCGAGCTGCTTGCCAGGCTGCTCGGCACCATGAACGCCGTGCCCACCAACTTCGTGTGTCTGTTTGCGAACCTGCAGCGGAAGTTCCTGTATGCGCTTGCCGCCATCAAGGAACAGAAGGAAGCCGCGTAG
- the rplK gene encoding 50S ribosomal protein L11: MAKKVLAKIKLQIPAGAANPSPPVGPALGQHGLNIMEFCKAFNARTLEQKGMIIPVEITAFADRSFTFITKTPPAPILLLKAAKLDKGSGEPNRNKVGKVTMSQVREIAELKMPDLTAKDIDAAARTIAGTARSMGIDVIE, encoded by the coding sequence ATGGCCAAGAAAGTTTTGGCGAAAATCAAGCTCCAGATTCCCGCAGGGGCGGCCAACCCGTCCCCGCCGGTCGGTCCCGCCCTGGGTCAGCACGGCCTGAACATCATGGAGTTCTGCAAGGCGTTCAACGCCCGGACCCTGGAGCAGAAGGGCATGATCATCCCCGTGGAGATCACCGCCTTTGCCGACCGCTCCTTCACCTTCATCACCAAGACCCCCCCGGCGCCGATCCTGCTGCTCAAGGCCGCCAAGCTGGACAAGGGGTCTGGCGAGCCCAACCGCAACAAGGTCGGCAAGGTGACCATGAGCCAGGTCCGTGAGATCGCCGAGCTGAAAATGCCCGACCTGACGGCCAAGGACATTGACGCCGCCGCGCGGACCATCGCCGGCACCGCCCGCAGCATGGGTATCGACGTTATCGAATAG
- the rplA gene encoding 50S ribosomal protein L1: MPRHGKKFRNAAKAIDSAVKYELPDGMKLAVESSFAKFDETVDVAINLGVDPKYSDQMVRGAVSLPHGLGKTVRIAAFCQGDKEAEAREAGADFVGGDDLIEKVKGGWLDFDKAVATPDMMGKVGQIGRVLGPRGLMPNAKTGTVTFEIGKAVSELKAGKVEFKVDKAGVLHAPVGKVSFGPAKLLDNLKALIEQVNRLKPASAKGTYMQTLTVATTMGPGVKVDPLSIRKFLEG, translated from the coding sequence ATGCCCAGACATGGAAAGAAATTCAGAAACGCCGCGAAGGCCATCGACTCCGCCGTCAAGTACGAGCTGCCCGACGGCATGAAGCTCGCCGTGGAGTCCTCCTTTGCCAAGTTCGACGAGACCGTGGACGTCGCCATCAACCTTGGCGTCGATCCCAAGTACTCCGACCAGATGGTGCGCGGCGCCGTGTCGCTGCCCCACGGCCTGGGCAAGACGGTGCGCATCGCCGCCTTCTGCCAGGGCGACAAGGAGGCCGAGGCCCGCGAGGCCGGGGCCGACTTCGTGGGCGGCGACGACCTGATCGAGAAGGTCAAGGGCGGCTGGCTGGACTTCGACAAGGCCGTGGCCACCCCGGACATGATGGGCAAGGTCGGCCAGATCGGCCGCGTGCTCGGCCCGCGCGGGCTCATGCCCAACGCCAAGACCGGCACCGTGACCTTCGAGATCGGTAAGGCCGTCTCCGAGCTCAAGGCCGGCAAGGTCGAGTTCAAGGTGGACAAGGCTGGCGTGCTGCACGCCCCGGTGGGCAAGGTCTCCTTCGGTCCGGCCAAGCTGCTGGACAACCTGAAGGCGCTCATCGAGCAGGTCAACCGCCTGAAGCCCGCCTCGGCCAAGGGCACCTACATGCAGACCCTGACCGTGGCCACCACCATGGGCCCCGGCGTCAAGGTCGATCCGCTGAGCATCCGCAAGTTCCTCGAGGGCTAG
- the secE gene encoding preprotein translocase subunit SecE, with protein MANQKAQSAETAQDAAKAPKAPKGPKAAKAAPAEPGKVQQLREFFDQSVAEMKKVTFPTRKETVATSIAVLVMVFFMSLFLGLVDFGLAKAIGAILS; from the coding sequence ATGGCGAACCAGAAAGCACAAAGCGCCGAGACCGCCCAGGACGCCGCCAAAGCCCCCAAGGCCCCCAAGGGCCCCAAGGCCGCCAAGGCCGCCCCGGCGGAGCCCGGAAAGGTCCAGCAGCTGCGGGAGTTCTTCGACCAGTCCGTCGCGGAGATGAAGAAGGTCACCTTCCCCACGCGCAAGGAGACCGTCGCCACCAGCATCGCGGTGCTGGTGATGGTTTTCTTCATGTCCCTGTTCCTGGGCCTGGTGGATTTCGGCCTGGCCAAGGCTATCGGGGCCATTCTTTCCTAG
- the rplL gene encoding 50S ribosomal protein L7/L12: protein MADITKDQVVEFIANMTVLELSQFISELEEKFGVSAAAPAMAMAVMPAGAGAEAAAEEEKTEFDVILKSAGGNKIAVIKAVRALTGLGLKEAKEKVDGAPASIKEGVSKDEAAEAKKQLEEAGAEVEVK, encoded by the coding sequence ATGGCTGACATCACCAAAGATCAGGTTGTCGAGTTCATCGCCAATATGACCGTCCTGGAGCTCTCCCAGTTCATCTCCGAGCTGGAGGAGAAGTTCGGCGTGTCCGCCGCCGCTCCGGCCATGGCCATGGCCGTCATGCCCGCTGGCGCTGGCGCCGAGGCTGCCGCCGAGGAAGAGAAGACCGAGTTCGACGTCATCCTCAAGAGCGCTGGCGGCAACAAGATCGCCGTCATCAAGGCCGTGCGCGCTCTGACCGGCCTTGGCCTCAAGGAGGCCAAGGAGAAGGTTGACGGTGCCCCGGCTTCCATCAAGGAAGGCGTGTCCAAGGACGAGGCCGCCGAGGCCAAGAAGCAGCTCGAAGAGGCTGGCGCTGAAGTCGAAGTCAAGTAG
- the rpoB gene encoding DNA-directed RNA polymerase subunit beta — MVQLTKKFGKIASKHPVPNLLNLQVDSYHRFLQLDLPPAGRRDEGLEAVFRSVFPIEDFNKTASLEYVSYDIGTPKYDEAECISKGLTFEAPVRITVRLVVYDVDEDTQSRTIRDIKEQDIYFGTLPLMTDKGTFIINGTERVIVNQLQRSPGIIFEHDSGKTHSSGRVLYSCRVIPMRGSWLDFDFDHKDILHVRIDRRRKMPATILFKAMGMTSAEILAYFYETEYYRLDKGRLLREVTEELFSKETAYADVTAADGEVLVGAGKPINKRVWKLFLKNKVECYEVDPGQMETLFLAQDLADPKTGEVLATAAEALSSELAERLEAAGVKRIPVLYTRGADRSSSMRDTLMLDKIADTTAAQIEIYRRLRPSSPPTPEIAATFFENLFRNADYYDLSSVGRYKLNSRLGLELPLDHKTLTNEDILRAILHLVKLKDTRGPADDIDHLGNRRVRPVGELVENQYRIGLVRMERAIKERMSLQEVATLMPHDLVNPKPVAAVLKEFFGTSQLSQFMDQTNSLSEVTHKRRLSALGPGGLTRERAGFEVRDVHVSHYGRICPIETPEGPNIGLIVSLTTHSRVNDFGFIETPYRIVRAGQVTDEIKYLDASMEADEVIAQANALLDEQGRFVNPLVNARVSGDPTLMPNEEITLMDISPSQIVSISAALIPFLEHDDANRALMGSNMQRQAVPLLRSEMPIVGTGMELTVARDSGACLLAQGDGVIHFSDAERVVVQYDEGQGLGLPSGGVKSYDLLKFHKSNQNSCFGQQPRVVPGQRVKKGDVLADGPGIQDGELALGKNLTVAFMPWCGYNFEDSILISERVVKEDVFTSVHIEEFELVARDTKLGPEEVTRDIPNVGEEMLRNLDESGIIRIGANVKPDDILVGKITPKGETQLTPEEKLLRAIFGDKARDVKNTSLKVPPGIEGTVIDVKVFNRRSGEKDDRTKEIEDWELARLDRKETQHAAALEDATRGRLWDVVRGKQIAASVPGKKKGEVLAEAGQTINETVYAEIPVKKLAGLFKAKEVNDAVAEALDDYARQLRFVKDIYETKRGKVTEGDDLPPGVIKMVKVYLAVKRKLAVGDKMAGRHGNKGVVSNILPLEDMPFFADGRPVDIVLNPLGVPSRMNIGQIMETHLGWAAAELGYQLAELYDSGAHLAELRRQVKEVFDSAEVAALVDAMDDEELVETVKRLRGGIVTRTPVFDGATEEEIWGLLGKAKLPEDGKSVLYDGRTGVPFKNRVTVGTMYMLKLHHLVDEKIHARSTGPYSLVTQQPLGGKAQFGGQRLGEMEVWALEAYGAAYLLQEFLTVKSDDVAGRVKMYEKIVKGENFLEAGLPESFNVLVKELMALGLDVHLHHDEKKKPAGVRQQ; from the coding sequence ATGGTCCAGCTTACGAAGAAATTCGGCAAGATCGCCTCGAAGCATCCCGTCCCCAACCTGCTCAACCTCCAGGTGGACTCCTACCACCGCTTCCTGCAGCTCGACCTGCCCCCCGCCGGGCGTCGCGACGAGGGCCTGGAGGCCGTGTTCCGGTCGGTGTTTCCCATCGAGGACTTCAACAAGACCGCCAGTCTGGAGTACGTCAGCTACGATATCGGCACCCCCAAGTACGACGAGGCGGAGTGCATTTCCAAGGGCCTGACCTTCGAGGCCCCGGTGCGCATCACGGTGCGCCTGGTGGTCTATGACGTGGACGAGGACACCCAGAGCCGGACCATCCGCGACATCAAGGAACAGGACATCTATTTCGGCACCCTGCCGCTGATGACCGACAAGGGCACCTTCATCATCAACGGCACCGAGCGCGTCATTGTCAACCAGCTCCAGCGCTCGCCGGGCATCATCTTCGAGCACGACTCGGGCAAGACCCACTCCAGCGGCCGCGTGCTCTACAGCTGTCGCGTCATCCCCATGCGCGGCTCGTGGCTCGATTTCGACTTCGATCACAAGGACATCCTGCACGTGCGCATCGACCGCCGCCGCAAGATGCCCGCCACGATCCTGTTCAAGGCCATGGGCATGACCAGCGCCGAGATCCTGGCCTACTTCTACGAGACCGAGTACTACCGCCTGGACAAGGGCCGCCTGCTGCGCGAGGTGACCGAGGAGCTCTTCAGCAAGGAAACGGCCTACGCCGACGTGACGGCTGCCGACGGCGAGGTGCTGGTGGGCGCGGGCAAGCCCATCAACAAGCGCGTGTGGAAGCTGTTCCTCAAGAACAAGGTGGAGTGCTACGAGGTCGATCCCGGCCAGATGGAGACGCTGTTCCTGGCCCAGGACCTGGCCGACCCCAAGACCGGCGAGGTGCTGGCCACGGCCGCCGAGGCCCTGTCCTCCGAGCTGGCCGAGCGCCTTGAGGCCGCTGGCGTCAAGCGCATCCCCGTGCTCTACACCCGCGGGGCGGACCGTTCGTCCTCCATGCGCGACACCCTGATGCTGGACAAGATCGCCGACACCACCGCCGCGCAGATCGAGATCTACCGCCGCCTGCGGCCCAGCTCGCCGCCGACTCCCGAGATCGCGGCCACCTTCTTCGAGAACCTGTTCCGCAACGCGGACTACTACGACCTGTCCAGCGTGGGCCGCTACAAGCTCAACTCGCGCCTGGGCCTCGAGCTGCCCCTGGACCACAAGACCCTGACCAACGAGGACATCCTGCGGGCCATCCTCCACTTGGTGAAGCTCAAGGACACCCGCGGCCCGGCGGACGACATCGACCACTTGGGCAACCGCCGCGTGCGCCCCGTGGGCGAGCTGGTGGAAAACCAGTACCGCATCGGGCTGGTGCGCATGGAGCGTGCCATCAAGGAGCGCATGAGCCTGCAGGAAGTGGCGACCCTCATGCCCCACGACCTGGTGAACCCCAAGCCCGTGGCCGCCGTGCTCAAGGAGTTCTTCGGCACCTCGCAGCTGTCGCAGTTCATGGACCAGACCAACTCGCTGTCGGAAGTGACCCACAAGCGCCGCCTGTCGGCTCTGGGTCCCGGCGGCCTGACCCGTGAGCGCGCGGGCTTCGAGGTCCGCGATGTGCACGTGTCGCACTACGGGCGCATCTGCCCCATCGAGACGCCCGAAGGTCCGAACATCGGCCTCATCGTCTCGCTGACCACGCACTCGCGCGTCAACGATTTCGGCTTCATCGAGACCCCGTACCGCATCGTGCGTGCAGGCCAGGTTACCGACGAGATCAAGTACCTCGACGCCTCCATGGAGGCCGACGAGGTCATTGCCCAGGCCAACGCGCTGCTGGACGAACAGGGCCGTTTCGTCAACCCGCTGGTCAACGCCCGCGTGTCCGGCGACCCGACCCTGATGCCCAACGAGGAAATCACCCTCATGGACATCTCGCCCAGCCAGATCGTGTCCATCTCCGCCGCGCTCATTCCCTTCCTGGAGCACGACGACGCCAACCGCGCCCTCATGGGCTCGAACATGCAGCGCCAGGCCGTGCCGCTTCTGCGCAGCGAGATGCCCATCGTGGGCACCGGCATGGAGCTGACCGTGGCCCGCGACTCCGGCGCCTGCCTGCTGGCTCAGGGCGACGGCGTGATCCACTTCTCCGACGCCGAGCGCGTGGTGGTGCAGTACGACGAGGGCCAGGGCCTGGGCCTGCCTTCGGGCGGGGTCAAGAGCTACGACCTGCTCAAGTTCCACAAGTCGAACCAGAACAGCTGCTTCGGGCAGCAGCCCCGCGTGGTGCCCGGGCAGCGCGTGAAGAAGGGCGACGTGCTGGCCGACGGCCCCGGCATCCAGGACGGCGAGCTGGCCCTGGGCAAGAACCTCACCGTGGCCTTCATGCCCTGGTGCGGCTACAACTTCGAGGACTCCATCCTCATCTCCGAGCGCGTGGTCAAGGAAGACGTGTTCACCTCGGTGCACATCGAGGAGTTCGAGCTCGTTGCCCGCGACACCAAGCTCGGCCCCGAGGAGGTCACCCGCGATATCCCCAACGTCGGCGAGGAGATGCTGCGCAACCTCGACGAGTCGGGCATCATCCGCATCGGCGCCAACGTCAAGCCCGACGACATCCTGGTGGGCAAGATCACCCCCAAGGGCGAGACCCAGCTGACCCCCGAGGAAAAGCTGCTGCGCGCCATCTTCGGCGACAAGGCCCGCGACGTGAAGAACACCTCCCTCAAGGTGCCGCCGGGCATCGAGGGCACGGTCATCGACGTGAAGGTCTTCAACCGCCGCTCGGGCGAGAAGGACGACCGCACCAAGGAAATCGAGGACTGGGAGCTGGCGCGGCTGGACCGCAAGGAAACCCAGCACGCCGCCGCCCTGGAGGACGCCACCCGCGGTCGCCTGTGGGACGTGGTGCGCGGCAAGCAGATCGCCGCCAGCGTGCCCGGCAAGAAGAAGGGCGAGGTGCTGGCCGAGGCCGGGCAGACCATCAACGAGACGGTCTACGCCGAGATTCCGGTCAAGAAGCTGGCCGGGCTGTTCAAGGCCAAGGAAGTCAACGACGCCGTGGCCGAGGCGCTGGACGACTACGCCCGCCAGCTGCGGTTCGTGAAGGATATCTACGAGACCAAGCGCGGCAAGGTCACCGAGGGCGATGACCTGCCCCCGGGCGTCATCAAGATGGTCAAGGTCTACCTCGCGGTGAAGCGCAAGCTGGCCGTGGGCGACAAGATGGCCGGACGCCACGGCAACAAGGGCGTCGTGTCCAACATCCTGCCCCTGGAAGACATGCCCTTCTTCGCCGACGGCCGCCCCGTGGACATCGTGCTCAACCCCCTGGGCGTGCCTTCGCGCATGAACATCGGGCAGATCATGGAGACGCACCTGGGCTGGGCCGCCGCCGAGCTGGGCTACCAGCTGGCCGAGTTGTACGACTCGGGCGCGCATCTGGCCGAGCTGCGCCGTCAGGTCAAGGAGGTCTTCGACTCCGCCGAAGTCGCCGCCCTGGTGGACGCCATGGACGACGAGGAGCTGGTGGAGACCGTCAAGCGCCTGCGCGGCGGCATCGTCACCCGCACCCCGGTCTTCGACGGCGCCACGGAGGAGGAGATCTGGGGGCTGCTGGGCAAGGCCAAGCTGCCCGAGGACGGCAAGTCCGTGCTCTACGACGGGCGCACCGGCGTGCCCTTCAAGAACCGCGTCACCGTGGGCACCATGTACATGCTCAAGCTGCACCACCTGGTGGACGAGAAGATCCACGCGCGCTCCACGGGCCCTTACTCCCTGGTCACGCAGCAGCCCCTGGGCGGCAAGGCCCAGTTCGGCGGCCAGCGCCTGGGCGAGATGGAAGTCTGGGCCCTGGAGGCCTACGGCGCGGCCTACCTGCTCCAGGAGTTCCTCACCGTCAAGTCCGACGACGTGGCCGGGCGCGTGAAGATGTACGAGAAGATCGTCAAGGGCGAGAACTTCCTCGAGGCCGGACTCCCCGAGTCCTTCAACGTCCTGGTCAAGGAGCTGATGGCCCTGGGGCTGGACGTGCACCTGCACCACGACGAGAAGAAAAAACCCGCCGGGGTGCGGCAGCAGTAG
- the rpmG gene encoding 50S ribosomal protein L33 encodes MRVKVQLACTECKRRNYSTMKNKKNTTGRIELKKYCPFDKKHTVHKESK; translated from the coding sequence ATGCGAGTCAAGGTCCAGCTCGCCTGCACCGAGTGCAAGCGTCGCAACTATTCGACGATGAAGAACAAGAAGAACACGACGGGCCGCATCGAACTGAAGAAGTACTGCCCGTTCGACAAGAAGCATACCGTTCACAAGGAGTCCAAGTAG
- the nusG gene encoding transcription termination/antitermination protein NusG, which yields MTEEIQSTPKARWYIVHTYSGFEQRVEQTIREMMRTGQDKGQIEEVVMPTERVIELVKGEKKTSTRKFYPGYVMLKMVLTDESWHLVQSISRVTGFVGGKSRPAPMRDSEAEKILKMMEQRQEQPRPKFKFERGDEVRVIDGPFSGFNGVVEDVNYDKGKLRVSVSIFGRQTPVELDFVQVSKG from the coding sequence ATGACTGAAGAGATCCAATCCACCCCCAAGGCGCGCTGGTATATCGTGCATACCTACTCGGGCTTCGAGCAGCGCGTGGAGCAGACCATCCGTGAGATGATGCGCACCGGTCAGGACAAGGGCCAGATCGAAGAGGTGGTCATGCCCACCGAGCGCGTCATCGAGCTGGTCAAGGGGGAGAAGAAGACTTCCACCCGGAAGTTCTATCCCGGGTACGTGATGCTCAAGATGGTGTTGACCGACGAGTCCTGGCATCTGGTGCAGTCCATTTCGCGGGTCACGGGGTTCGTGGGCGGCAAGTCGCGCCCGGCGCCCATGCGCGACAGCGAGGCCGAGAAGATTCTCAAGATGATGGAGCAGCGCCAGGAGCAGCCCCGTCCGAAGTTCAAGTTCGAGCGCGGCGACGAGGTCCGCGTCATCGACGGGCCGTTCTCCGGTTTCAACGGCGTTGTCGAGGATGTCAACTACGACAAGGGCAAGCTGCGCGTCTCGGTGTCCATCTTCGGGCGGCAGACCCCTGTGGAACTGGATTTCGTCCAGGTCAGCAAGGGCTAG